The DNA sequence GCTTTGTCGTAGTAATAATTTGTACGTCGATTTTGCTTTATCATTCATTTGTACGTTCATCATATTATGCAAAGTCATATCCTTATCCGAAAGGATTAATGCTCCAAGAGGTGACTGGCTTTTATTAATCTTTCCCTTTACCGTTTTCCAATTGAATTTTTTATCGTATTCTCCTTCTAATAACCTACGGTGAACTTCAACGGAGGCTATTTTATTATCTTTAATAAGCTCATTTAAATGGCGATGCTCGCCAAAAGCAGTTTCTCCAAATTTATTATGTTCGACATAGCCCTTGTTTTTTAGTAAATCCCAAGCTCTTTTGGCCTCGTTTTCTTCTAGCAATAAATCAATATCACTTAACATTCGCTCTGCAATATCTTCGTATAATCCGTCTAGTAAATGTGCTGTTCCTTTAAGATAAACAGGTTTTAAATTATTAGATCGAAGCAGTGTAGTAATATCTTCAACTTGATTTAGTATTGCTCGATTCCGTTCTCTATTTTGATCAGTAATATCTTCAAGATGTTCGCATAAATCATCAGGTAAAAATTCCAGTAAATTATTTCTTTTTAAATTGAGATAGAGAGCAGGCAAAACCAATTGATTGCTGCTTTGATAAACCAGTGATTCCCAACTGACTTTCCCTGATTG is a window from the Bacteroidales bacterium genome containing:
- a CDS encoding nucleotidyltransferase family protein yields the protein MNSQETLWFIGKCLSLAVHPERALEIQKVLQSGKVSWESLVYQSSNQLVLPALYLNLKRNNLLEFLPDDLCEHLEDITDQNRERNRAILNQVEDITTLLRSNNLKPVYLKGTAHLLDGLYEDIAERMLSDIDLLLEENEAKRAWDLLKNKGYVEHNKFGETAFGEHRHLNELIKDNKIASVEVHRRLLEGEYDKKFNWKTVKGKINKSQSPLGALILSDKDMTLHNMMNVQMNDKAKSTYKLLLRQSYDLMLLAKRENPLEISKKFGYYFDKLNTYIALSANILDSPNGLDYKDTPKIKRYIYRIKLIWKYPTIANFSSKIYFIFFRIYRYITQFFLFFFKSSVRKRIISSLKNPDYYKAHWAMYKKWFS